The Microbulbifer sp. YPW1 genome contains the following window.
CACTGTCCGGAGTATAGATATGTACCTTGTCGAATCCGCCGATGGTTACATTCTGCTGCCAGCTTCCTGCATGGGACACGTTGGTGCCCAGATAAAGGCAGGCTGCGCCCATTACCCCGAGGCTGCTGCCCAGCAGCTTGCGCAGTTTCATCTTGTTCATCGCTCTCACCGTTATTCTTTTCGGAATTGGCCCCAGCCTAGCGGGGAGAATATGCGGTGGGTATGCGACCTAGGTATTAGGGGGTTGGCGGGCTGTGGGGCGGTCGGAGGTGGCGGCCAGGGGCGGAAGCCCAGCGCGATGGCTGGGCGTATGGTTCAGCTCGCGGAAGATTCACTGTCCGCGGAGACATCGCCGTCCTCAGCTGCGGGAACACTCAGGGGCCAGCCACCCAAGTCCCGCCAGCGGTTGACGATGCCGCAGAACAGTTCCGCGGTCTTCTCCGCGTCGTATTCCGCGGAATGCGCGCTGTTATTGTCGAACTCGATACCGGCAGTCTGGCAGGCTTTGGCCAGCACGGTCTGCCCGTAGGCGAGGCCTGCCAGGGTTGCGGTGTCCATGCAGGAGAAGGGGTGGAAGGGGTTGCGCTTCAGCCCGCAGCGCTCCACGGCGGCATTGATAAAGCCGAGGTCAAAGTGTGCGTTGTGCGCCACCATGATCGCACGGGTGCAGCTGTGAGCTTTTATTGCGCTCCGAATCTTGCGGAACAGCTCTGGAAGGGCAATCTCTTCAGGCCAGGCATCGCGATCCGGTGATTCCAGATCGACACCGATGAAATCCAGTGCGGATTGCTCGATATTCGCGCCTTCAAATGGCTCGATATGGAAGCTGTGGGTTTCCTCGGCAAACAGGGTTCCCTCATCGTCCATATTGAGGATGACGGCCGACACCTCCAGAAGGGCATCCGTGCGGGCATTGAATCCCGCTGTCTCGAGATCCAATACCACGGGGAGAAAGCCGCGGAATCGCTGAGCCAGAGGACTTTTGGGGCCGGTGGGGGCTTCTGCTGGGGTCACGGAAAATCCTGGTGTGTGGGTATCTGTTGGTTGTCGGTGTTTGCTTCGTCAGCGGTAACCGGGTGGTTACTGTGGCGCCGTCAGACGAGGCGCCAGTTCAGGGTCTCGCCCGCGGCCAGAGGGATCAGCGACTCGGTACCCATCTGTAAGCCCGACGGCAGAGTCCAGGGTTCCCGCACCAGGGTGATGGTGTCCGTGTTGCGCGGCAGGCCGTAGAAGTCCGGGCCAAATTCGCTGGCAAACGCTTCCAGGCGGTCCAGCTTGCCGGCCTGCTCGAAGGCTTCAGCGTAGAGTTCGATGGCGCTGAACGCGGTGTAGCAACCGGCGCAGCCACAGGCGGTTTCCTTCTTGCCCTGCGCGTGTGGTGCGGAATCGGTGCCGAGGAAAAACTTCGGGTTGCCACTGGTGGCCGCCTCGATCAGTGCGTTCTGATGGTAGCCGCGCTTCAGGATCGGCAGGCAGTAGTAATGAGGGCGGATGCCTCCCACCAGCATATGGTTGCGATTGTACAGCAGATGGTGGGCAGTAATGGTGGCTGCCACGCCGTCGCGCGCCTGGGCCACAAATTCTGCCGCATTGGCGGTGGTGATGTGCTCAAGCACAATCTTGAGGCTCGGGAAGTCATCCACCACCGGGCCGAGGATGGTGTCGATAAACACCTGCTCGCGGTCAAAGATATCGATATCCGCCGTTGTCACTTCTCCGTGCAGCAGTAGTTTCATGCCGCAGGACTGCATGGCTTCAAGCGCCGGATAGATATTGGCGATATCGGTAACCCCGGAATCGGAGTTGGTGGTGGCGCCAGCGGGATACAGCTTGGCAGCAACAACGCCCGCTTCGTGGGCTTGCTGCACCACTTCCGGGGTCGTGTTGTCTGTCAGGTAGATCACCATCAGCGGGGTAAAATTGCCGCCTTCTGGGATCGCTGCCTCGATACGGCTCCGGTAGGCGAGGGCGCCTTCGGCGTCGGTTACCGGCGGTACCAGATTGGGCATGATGATGGCGCGTCGAAACTGCTTCGCGGCATCGCCAACGGTGCGGGTAAGGGCCGCATCGTCGCGTAAATGAATGTGCCAGTCGTCAGGTGCGCGCAGGGTAATTTGCTGCTTGGAGTCCACCGAATATCTCCTCCCGGATTGATCGCGGCGCCGATGCTACCCGAAGCGCCAAAAAATTGCGAAAACTGCGGTGAATGCCTCATTCACCACCAGATTGAATATAAAGTAATCAGGGGCTGCTGTTTGCTTAGCAGGCAAATACCGGACTGGCCGTCTGGTGCTGGTCGTGGACGTTTCAAGGCGCTACAATCGCGCCCCGAAAAAAGCGGCCTATCCGCAGTTCCTGGGCACACATCCAACAATAAAACTCCCCAGACCAAGACTTTTCACAGGTGCTCGGCGTCCGGTGTGGCAGTCGTGTACCTGTTGTGACGGTATAGCCCGTGTATACGGGCCCACTATACAGAGGATAGTAATGAGCAAGATCGATAAGGTGGTATTGGCGTATTCCGGCGGACTCGATACTTCAGTGATCGTGCGCTGGCTCCAGGATACCTACGGCTGCGAGGTCGTTACCTTTACCGCCGACATCGGTCAGGGTGAGGAGGTGGAACCGGCACGCGCCAAGGCTGAAGCCCTGGGCGTCAAGGAAATCTACATCGACGATCTGCGCGAAGAGTTCGTGCGTGATTTTGTCTTCCCCATGTTCCGCGCCAACACCATCTACGAAGGCGAATACCTGCTCGGCACCTCTATTGCCCGCCCGCTGATTGCCAAGCGCCTTATCGAGATCGCCAACGAGACCGGCGCCGATGCCATTTCCCACGGTGCCACCGGCAAAGGAAATGACCAGGTGCGTTTTGAGCTGGGCGCCTATGCGCTGAAGCCAGGCATCCAGGTGATTGCCCCCTGGCGTGAGTGGGACCTGAACTCCCGCGAAAAGCTGATGGAGTATTGCGAGCAGCACAAGATCCCGGTGGACTTTTCCAACAAGAAGAAAAAGTCCCCTTACTCCATGGATGCCAATCTGCTGCACATCTCCTACGAAGGTGGTGTGCTGGAAGAGCCCTGGGCCGAGGCCGAGGAAGATATGTGGCGCTGGAGTGTCAGCCCGGAAGCGGCGCCGGATCAGCCCACTTACATCACCCTGCAGTACGAAAAAGGCGATCCGGTAGCGATCGATGGCGAGCGTTTGAGCCCCGCCACACTGCTGGAGAAACTGAACAAGTTGGGCGGCGCCAATGGTATTGGCCGCCTGGATATCGTCGAGAACCGCTACGTGGGTATGAAGTCCCGCGGCTGCTACGAAACTCCCGGCGGTACCATCATGCTTAAAGCGCACCGCGCGATCGAATCCATCACCCTGGATCGGGAAGTCGCGCACCTGAAAGATGAACTGATGCCGCGCTACGCGAAACTGATTTACAACGGCTACTGGTGGTCCCCCGAACGCGAAATGCTGCAAGCGGCGATTGACCAGTCCCAGTCTGTGGTAAATGGCGAAGTTCGCCTGAAGCTGTACAAAGGTAGCGTCACCGCCGTCGGTCGCCGCTCTGAAGACAGTTTGTTTGATGAGCGCATCGCCACCTTTGAAGACGATGCGGGCGCCTACGACCAGAAAGATGCCGAAGGCTTCATCAAATTGAACGCCCTGCGCCTGCGAATTGCCGCGGGTAAAGGTAGAGACTTGATCTAAATCAGTCGGAAACGGCGATTGAAGCGTTTAAATCGTCGTCTCTGTACCCGCCCGGTCTACCGTGAAGGGTATAGCCGCTATTTCGCTGGCGGACCCTTCGCGCTTGACGGAAACGAATCTTAAAAAGCAACGGAAGTTACACCATGAGCACAACGGTGGCAGAGGCCGGCAAGTTGCCGGACTATGACTACAACATCGTGCGCCAGTTCACCATCATGTCGGTGGTCTGGGGTATCGTTGGTATGGGCGTCGGCGTTCTCATCGCCGCACAGCTGGCATGGCCGGCGCTGAATGACCTTTGGCAGCCCTTCACGCACTTTGGTCGCCTGCGACCCCTGCACACCAACGCGGTGATTTTCGCGTTTGGCGGCAGCGTGCTGTTTGCGACTTCCTACTATGTCGTCCAGCGCACCTGTCAGACCCGCCTCTGGGGCGGCTGGTTGATCCCGTTCACTTTCTGGGGTTGGCAGGTTGTCATTATCGGTGCCGCGATTACCCTGCCGCTGGGTCTTACCTCAGCGAAGGAATATGCGGAGCTCGAATGGCCGCTGGATATCCTGATTGCGCTGGTGTGGGTCGCCTATGCCATTGTGTTCTTTGGCACCATCGTCAAGCGTCGCACCTCCCACATTTATGTAGCTAACTGGTTCTTTGGTGCATACATCATCACCATTGCTGTGCTGCATATCGTCAACAACCTCGAAGTGCCGGTGAGTGCGTGGAAGTCCTACTCCATGTTCGCCGGTACCACTGATGCGATGATCCAGTGGTGGTACGGCCACAACGCGGTAGGCTTCTTCCTGACTGCTGCCTTCCTCGGCATCATGTACTACTTCGTGCCCAAGCAGGCTGGCCGCCCGGTATATTCCTACCAGCTGTCCATCGTGCACTTCTGGGCGCTGATCTCCATCTATGTATGGGCCGGTGGTCACCACCTGCATTACTCCGCACTGCCGGACTGGACCCAGAGCCTGGCGATGATCATGTCCGTGATCCTGCTGGCGCCTTCCTGGGGCGGCATGATCAACGGCATCATGACCCTGTCCGGTGCCTGGCACAAACTGCGCACCGACCCGACCCTGCGCTTCCTGGTGGTATCCCTGTCCTTCTATGGCATGTCCACCTTCGAAGGCCCGATGATGTCCATCAAGACCGTGAACGCACTGTCGCATAACACCGACTGGACTGTGGGCCACGTGCACTCCGGTGCCCTTGGCTGGGTGGCAATGATCTCCATCGGTGCGCTGTACCACCTGGTACCGGTACTGTGGAACCGCAAAGAAATGTTCAGCGTGAAGCTGATCAACGCACACTTCTGGCTGGCTACCGTAGGTACCGTACTGTACATCGCCGCCATGTGGGTGAACGGTATTACCCAGGGCCTGATGTGGCGCGCCTTTAACGCCGACGGCACCCTGACCTACAGCTTTGTGGAAAGTGTGATTGCCAGCCACCCGGGCTACATCGTTCGCTGGTTGGGCGGTGCCTTCTTCCTGACAGGTATGTTCCTGATGGCTTACAACGTATTCCGCACCATCACCGATGCGCCGCGGGAAGGCGAAGTGCGTCACGACGAAAACCTGCCGGTTGCGAAGAACGTTTAAGGGGAATCGATCGTGAAGAATCATGACATCGTAGAAAAGAACATCGGTCTGATGATGGTGCTGATCGTTGTGGCGATCAGCTTCGGCGCCCTGGTGGAAATCGTTCCCCAGTTCTTTACCACCAATAACAATGAGCCCATTGCGGGCCTCAAACCGCTGGGTCCGGTGGAACTGGAAGGCCGCGATATTTATATCCGCGAAGGCTGCCACGTTTGCCACACCCAGATGGTGCGTCCGCTGCGCGCTGAAGTAGAGCGTTACGGCCATTACTCCATGGCCCAGGAGCATGTGTACGAGCATCCGTTCCTGTGGGGCTCCAAGCGCACTGGGCCGGATCTGGCGCGTGTGGGTGGCCGTTACTCTGACGAGTGGCACCGCGCGCACCTGTACGATCCGCGCAACGTTGTGCCCGAGTCGATCATGCCTTCCTATCCCTGGCTGTTCGACAACGTCATCACTGGCGAAGACACCGCAGCCAAGATGCGCGCCCTGCGTTTCGCGGGTGTGCCTTACACCGATGAAGATATCGCGAATGCCAGCAAGCCGTTTGTTGGTGGCCGGGTTACCGAAATCGACGCACTGGTAGCCTACCTGCAGCAGCTGGGTACCCTGGTGCAGCAGAAGCGCTAAGCGAGGTCATCGGTGGATATCGATATTCTGCGGCAGATCGGCGTTGTACTGGGTTCACTGGCATTTCTGGGTATCTGCTGGTGGGCCTTTTCCCCGAAGCGCAAAAAGCGCTTTGAAGAGGACGCCAAACTTCCGTTTGCTGACGAGCAAGAAACTTCTGACAAGGCCGCTCGCAAGAGCGAAACCAGTACCGGCGAAGAAGCCGGCGAGAAACAGGAACAGGGGCAGGACAAATGAGTACATTTTGGAGTGTTTGGGTAATTGTGCTCACCCTCGCCAATCTAGGATTGGTAACTTGGGTTCTTTTCGCTAACCGCAAAGTGGCGGTGGACGATCAGGACGATCCGGAAAACCGCACCACTGGCCATATTTACGATGGCATTGAGGAGTACGACAACCCGCTGCCGAAATGGTGGTTCCTGTTGTTCGTGCTGACCCTGGTGTTCTCTGCCATTTACCTGGTGATTTACCCGGGCATGGGTAACTTCAAGGGTATTGGCGGCTGGACTTCCGTGGGTGCGCTCAAGGCTGATCAGGCCAAGGCGCAGGCGGAGTTCAAGGAAACCTTCGGCCAGTACGTGGATATGCCGATCGAGAAAATTGCCGAAAGCCGCGAAGCGCTCAAAATGGGTGCGCGGATCTTTGCCAACAACTGCTCCGTTTGTCACGGTGCTGATGGTGGTGGTAACTACGGCTTCCCGAACCTGACCGATAACGACTGGCTGTACGGTGGCACCCCGGAGAAAATCCTGGAGACCCTGCACAACGGTCGCCAGGGCATGATGCCTGCCCAGGGCCCGATCATCGGTGAAGACGGCGTGAAGAATACCGCTGAATATGTGCTGGCCATGAATGGTCTCGAGCACGACGCGGCGATGGCAGAGCAGGGCAAACAGGTATTCGGTACCGTGTGTATGGCCTGTCACGGCGCGGACGGTAAGGGCAATATTGCGCTGGGTGCGCCGAACCTGACCGATGACATCTGGCTCTACGGCGGTACCCGCGAAGAGATCCAGCACACCATTCGCGGTGGCCGTAGCAACCACATGCCGGCCCAGAAAGACAAACTGCGTGAAGACAAGATTCGTCTGGTCGCAGCCTATGTCTACAGTCTGTCGCGTCAGGAAGACGTTCAGCAGTAAATCAGCGGACATTTAAACGCTGAGTCAAGGAATGGGCGGTGGCCTCGCGCCGCCGCCCAGATCGCTGGAAGGGCACGCAGGGAAGAAAAACAAGCCTCATTGCATGTCGTAAGTCATTGCAGTCGTGACCCGATCCGGTCTTTTTCGGGAAGAGAGGTTTTGTGAGCGATAGAATACCCACCCGCGAAGAGCAGGAAGGCGATGGCGAAGTCCGCTACCGCATGCTCTACGAATCCGACGACAAGGTTTATATTCGTCACATCCGTGGCGTTTACACCCGTATCCGTAAATACACCGGCCTGCCGCTGTTGTTGGCCTTCTTCTTTATCCCCTGGCTCAATATCGATGGGCACCAGGCGGTTCATTTCGATCTTCCCGCACGCCAGTTCCATATTCTGTGGATGACATTTGGTCCCCAGGACGGATTCCTGCTTGGCTGGTTACTGATCATCGCGGCCTTTGCGCTGTTTGCGGTGACAACCTGGCTCGGCCGGGTGTGGTGCGGGTTTACCTGCCCACAGACGGTGTGGACCCTGATGTTTATCTGGGCGGAGCGGGTATGTGAGGGTGACCGCAGCAAGCGTATGAAGCTCGATGCGGCCCCCTGGAGTGCAGAAAAGGTACTGCGTAAGGGTGGCACCCATGCCATCTGGCTGCTGATCTCGCTCGCCACCGCACTGGCTTTTGTCGGGTACTTTTACGGCATCCGCGACCTGGTGGTGGATCTGGCCACGTTGAAGGCCCATCCCCAGGGCGCTTTCTGGGTGGCGTTTTTCACCTTTGCTACCTACATGAACGCGGGATTCCTGCGCGAGCAGGTGTGCAAGTACATGTGCCCCTATGCGCGTTTCCAGTCGGTCATGTACGACAAGGATACCCTCGCGGTCTACTACGATGCGCGGCGCGGCGAGGCGCGCGGGCCGCGCAAAAAGAATATCGATTACAAGGCCCAGGGCATGGGCGATTGCATTGATTGCTACTGGTGTGTGCAGGTGTGCCCTGTGGATATCGATATCCGCGACGGCATGCAGTACGAATGCATCAATTGCGGACTGTGCGTGGATGCCTGTAACAGCGTCATGGACAAGATGGAATATCCCCGGGGGCTGATCCGCTTTACCTCCGAGGACGAGCTGGAAACCGGCAAAACCCAGTTCGCGCGGCCGCGCCTGTTTGGTTACGGGCTGGTGCTGGCATTGATGCTGGGGCTGTTTGCGCAGCAGGTGATGACGCGCTCGCCGGTTTCGGCGGAGGTGTTGCGAGACCGCGGTGCGCGGATGTACCGGATTTCCCAGGGCATGGTGCAGAACGTCTATACGGTCAAGATCAACAATATGGACCAGAAGCCGCACCAGTTCTCGATCAGTATCGAGGGCAAGCCCGGGTATGACTACTCGTTGCGGATGCAGCGGGGCATGCAGATCAAGCCCGGCGAGATATACTCCGTGCCAATCCGGGTGAGCGTGCCGAAGGCGCAGCTCGAAGAAACAAAACACGATATCGTCATTGTGATCCAGGCGAAGGATGCTCCGGAGCTGGAGGATCGCCACAAAACGGTATTTATCGGCCCCAAATAGCGGGATCCTGATCCCGGCTAGCCTCCCGGGGTGTCCCGCGCCCGCAGTCCGTGTTACACGGGCTTTTATCTATCAATGGTTGAGCAATTAGTGTCACACAAAGCGGATAAACAAACGCCGGCTCCCTGGTACCGCGAGCCCTGGTTCTGGATGGTAATGGCGCCACTGATTCTGGTGGTCGTGGTGTCGTTTACCATGGTCTCCATCGCCGTGCGCCACGGCGACGACGTGGTGAGCGATACGTATTACAAAGACAGCCGCATGTATCACTACAGTGCGGAACAGGATCAGCGTGCCCGGGAATTGAACCTGGCGGGAATGCTGTTGTTCTCCCCGGAAGACAAGACCGTATCCCTGGATCTTCGCGGTCAGGTCGAGTTCCCGGAAAAGCTGCTGCTGACCCTGAGTCACCCGGTGGAGGCAGATCTGGATGCGCATGTGGTGCTGGAGCAGATATCCATCGGCCGCTATCGGGGCAAGGTCGAGGCACCCCTGCAGCACCGCTGGTATCTGCAGGTTATGCCGGAGCTGGATCCGGAGCAGTTCCGCGATGCCCAGTGGCGTCTAAAAGGGGAAATCAACTTTGACATCGGCAATGGAGTGCCCCTGAAGCCCGTCGAGCCGTGAGCCTATGACTGACCCGCTCGCTTCTGCACCCGCCGCTTCTTCCTGCGATTCTCCAGTACATCCGGTGGATTGTTACCACTGTGGCCTGCCGGTGGCTGAAGGCAGCCACTATGCGGTGCTGATCGACGGTGTGCGCCAGCCCATGTGTTGCCCCGGGTGCGAAGCGGTGGCGGGCGCCATCGTGGCCGGTGGGCTCGACAATTTCTATCGCTTCCGCGAACAGAGCAGTGAGCGCCCGGAAGGCGCTCCGCAAGAAGCGCGCTGGAGCGCCTACGACCTGCCGGAAGTGCAGGGTGAATTTGTCCGCGCGTTTGACGACCATAAATCTGCCACTTCTTCTCCGGAAACACTGCAGGTGGCGAGCCTTCTGGTCAGTGGAATTACCTGTGCCGCCTGTGTGTGGCTGATCGAAAAGCACCTGCTGCGACTGCCTGGGGTAGAGCGGGTCTCGGTCAATGCCAGCACCCACCGCGCCCAGGTGGTGTTCGATCCACAGCAGACCCCGGTCAGCCAATTGTTTTCCTCGCTCGCGGCTATCGGCTATCGCCCGGCGCCCGCTACAGCGGCCAACAGTGAGCGCCTGATCCAGCAGGAGCGCCGCGCCGCCATGCGCCGGCTCGGTGTCGCGGGGCTGGGAACCATGCAGGTAATGATGTTTGCCATCGCCCTGTATTTTGGCGGCAGCAAGGGTATCGACAGCCAGTTCGAGCAGTTTTTCCGCTGGGTCTCCCTGGTGGTGGCCACCCCGGTGGTGTGTTACGCGGCGCAACCGTTCTTTGCCGCCGCCTGGCGGGCATTGCGCAGCGGCCAGCTGGTGATGGATGTCCCCGTATCCCTCGCCATCGGACTGGCCTATGGAGCCAGCGTCTACGCAACCGTGTTCGAGACCGGCGAGGTCTACTTTGAATCGGTTTCCATGTTTACCTTCTTCCTGTTGCTGGGGCGCGCGGTAGAAATGCGCGCGCGGCATCGGGCCGGGCTGGCCAGCGGCGGTCTGGCGCAATTGCTACCGCTCGCAGCCATGCGCCTGGACGATTCCGGCAACGCCGAATCGGTACCGGTGACGGCGCTGGTCGCCGGTGACCGGATACTGCTGCGCCCGGGCGACACCATTCCAGCGGACGGTATCGTGCTCGATGGCGAAAGCGGGGTGGACGAGTCGGTACTCACCGGCGAATCGGCCCTGCAACAGAAACAGATCGACAGCCCGGTGTTTGCCGGCAGCGTGAACGGCGATTCCTCACTCACCGTGCGGGTCAGTGCGGCCGGCAGCAGCACCCGCTTGTCCGCCATCGAAAAGCTGGTAGAGCAGGCTCAGCTGGACAAGCCCACTCAGGTGGCGTTGGCAGACCGGCTCGCGGGCCGGTTTATTGCCGCGGTCCTGTGTATCGCGGTGGCCGCATTTGTCTTCTGGTGGCAGCAGGCGCCGGAGCGCGCCTTCTGGGTGGCACTATCGGTGCTGGTAGTGACCTGTCCCTGTGCACTGTCCCTGGCAACGCCCGCGGCACTGGCCGCTGCCACCCTGCGCCTGCAGCAACTCGGCCTTTTGGTAGCCAAGGGGCATGTACTGGAAACCCTGCCGCGGCTCACGCGGGTAATTTTCGACAAGACCGGCACCCTGACCGAAGGCGAGCCGCGACTGCGTGCGGTGATACCACTGCGCGAGGGTGTGGCCGAGAGCGAGATCCGGGATATCGCGGCGGCGTTGGAAAGCCACAATAACCATCCCCTGGCGCGGGCTTTCCGCTCCTGGTTTGGCAATCGCCCGGTGCGGGAACTGCGGTCGGTCACCGGTCGCGGGGTTGCAGGCATCTGCGCAGAGACCCCCTATCGCCTCGGGCGACAGGATTTTGTGCGCGAGCTGGCGAAAGATTCGGCTCCGTCGCTGCAAGTACCCGCGGCGCCGGGGCAGTGGTTATTGCTGGGGGACCCAGAGGGACCTGTGGCCTGGCTGGGCTTGGGCGATACGGTGCGGCCGAGCGCGGCCGAATCGGTGGCCGCGCTGCGCGACCAGGGTCTGGAAGCAGAGCTGCTGAGTGGTGATCAGTCGGAGGAAGTGCCGCGCCTGGCGGAAGTCACCGGAATCGCCGATTTCCGCGGTGGGGCCTCGCCAGAACAGAAGCTCGCGCACTTGCGCAAGCTGCAGTCCGAGGGGCAGCGGCTGCTGATGGTGGGGGACGGCATCAACGACGTGCCCGTGTTATCCGGGGCAGATGTTTCAGTTGCCATGATGTCGGCAGCGGATCTGGCGCAGTCCCGTGCCGATGCGATCCTGCTGCAGGGCGATCTGCGCGCATTGCCTCGCGCCTTTGAATTGGCGCGCAAGTGTCGCACAATTATTCGCCAGAACCTGACCTGGGCGATTCTGTACAACGCCCTGGCGTTGCCGCTCGCGTTTCTTGGTCTGGTGCCGCCGTGGGCCGCTGCCATCGGTATGTCGCTGAGCTCGCTGCTGGTGGTGGTCAATGCTTTGCGTCTGTCGCGCTGGCAACCGGCCACCTAGCGCCTGCTAGATAGTGCAGTCGACGCGCTTGCCAATGGGGCGCGCGCCGTTCGGCAAATTTTTCCGAATTGTTTTTCGAGGTAACACGTGGACAGTATTTTCCTGCTGGTACCCATTGTCATTTTGTTTGTCGCCGGTGCGGTGAAGCTGTTCTTCTGGGCCGTTAACAACGGGCAGTACGACGATCTGGAGACTGAGGGACGTCGCATACTGTTTGATGACGATGCGCCGCGTCACACCCCGCCACAGGGGGAGAGCACCGAGCATCGGGATTTCGAGGCGCGCGCGGATTCCGGTGTGGATAACGTGGATGGAAATCGATAATGCTGGATTGGGGTACGCTCGCCGCGGCGCTGGCAATCGGTTTTTTCGGCAGTAGTCACTGCGTTGGTATGTGCGGCGGGATTTCCGGCGCGCTGGGACTGGCGGTGCCCGGACAAAAGCCCGCCTGGCCCCGACTGATCGGTTATTCCACGGGGCGTGTGGCCAGCTACACCCTGATGGGGTTGCTGGTGGGGGTTCTGGGGGCTTACCTGGCGACGGATATCGCTAGCAGCCTGGCGCCGCTTCGGGTAGTGGCCGGACTGATGCTGATCGCCATGGCGCTGTATCTGGCGGACTGGTGGCGAGGCCTGGTTTGGCTGGAGCGGGGTGGAGCCGTCCTTTGGCGGGCGGTCCAACCGCTTTCGCGCCGCTTATTGCCGGTTAACTCCACGTCGCAGGCAATTGCACTGGGCGCTGTCTGGGGGTGGCTGCCCTGTGGTCTGGTGTACAGCGCACTGGCCTTTGCCCTGGCGCAGGGCAGTGGCGAACAGGCGGCCCTGGCCATGCTGGCCTTCGGCCTCGGCACGGTGCCGGCGGTACTGGCGACCGGCGCTGCCGCGGCTCGCCTGCGTACACTGGTACAGAAACCGGGCGTGCGACTGGGGATGGCGCTGCTGGTGCTGGTCTTCGGCCTGTGGACCTTATGGGGCGCGGGCGGACACGGGGCTCACGGTACTCACAATACTCACAATGCAGACAGCTCCCATGATTCCTCCCACAGCGCCGGGACGCACCAGATGGTGGGGGATGTGGATAGTGGCCCGGCTGCGGAG
Protein-coding sequences here:
- a CDS encoding heavy metal translocating P-type ATPase — translated: MTDPLASAPAASSCDSPVHPVDCYHCGLPVAEGSHYAVLIDGVRQPMCCPGCEAVAGAIVAGGLDNFYRFREQSSERPEGAPQEARWSAYDLPEVQGEFVRAFDDHKSATSSPETLQVASLLVSGITCAACVWLIEKHLLRLPGVERVSVNASTHRAQVVFDPQQTPVSQLFSSLAAIGYRPAPATAANSERLIQQERRAAMRRLGVAGLGTMQVMMFAIALYFGGSKGIDSQFEQFFRWVSLVVATPVVCYAAQPFFAAAWRALRSGQLVMDVPVSLAIGLAYGASVYATVFETGEVYFESVSMFTFFLLLGRAVEMRARHRAGLASGGLAQLLPLAAMRLDDSGNAESVPVTALVAGDRILLRPGDTIPADGIVLDGESGVDESVLTGESALQQKQIDSPVFAGSVNGDSSLTVRVSAAGSSTRLSAIEKLVEQAQLDKPTQVALADRLAGRFIAAVLCIAVAAFVFWWQQAPERAFWVALSVLVVTCPCALSLATPAALAAATLRLQQLGLLVAKGHVLETLPRLTRVIFDKTGTLTEGEPRLRAVIPLREGVAESEIRDIAAALESHNNHPLARAFRSWFGNRPVRELRSVTGRGVAGICAETPYRLGRQDFVRELAKDSAPSLQVPAAPGQWLLLGDPEGPVAWLGLGDTVRPSAAESVAALRDQGLEAELLSGDQSEEVPRLAEVTGIADFRGGASPEQKLAHLRKLQSEGQRLLMVGDGINDVPVLSGADVSVAMMSAADLAQSRADAILLQGDLRALPRAFELARKCRTIIRQNLTWAILYNALALPLAFLGLVPPWAAAIGMSLSSLLVVVNALRLSRWQPAT
- the ccoS gene encoding cbb3-type cytochrome oxidase assembly protein CcoS, which gives rise to MDSIFLLVPIVILFVAGAVKLFFWAVNNGQYDDLETEGRRILFDDDAPRHTPPQGESTEHRDFEARADSGVDNVDGNR
- a CDS encoding FixH family protein — its product is MVEQLVSHKADKQTPAPWYREPWFWMVMAPLILVVVVSFTMVSIAVRHGDDVVSDTYYKDSRMYHYSAEQDQRARELNLAGMLLFSPEDKTVSLDLRGQVEFPEKLLLTLSHPVEADLDAHVVLEQISIGRYRGKVEAPLQHRWYLQVMPELDPEQFRDAQWRLKGEINFDIGNGVPLKPVEP
- a CDS encoding sulfite exporter TauE/SafE family protein, which encodes MLDWGTLAAALAIGFFGSSHCVGMCGGISGALGLAVPGQKPAWPRLIGYSTGRVASYTLMGLLVGVLGAYLATDIASSLAPLRVVAGLMLIAMALYLADWWRGLVWLERGGAVLWRAVQPLSRRLLPVNSTSQAIALGAVWGWLPCGLVYSALAFALAQGSGEQAALAMLAFGLGTVPAVLATGAAAARLRTLVQKPGVRLGMALLVLVFGLWTLWGAGGHGAHGTHNTHNADSSHDSSHSAGTHQMVGDVDSGPAAEHAQHMPVDHSTHGDHPGPNADDEPSQEQAGDSAAQEEDHSGAAHGRAHHDHHQHRADSSGGSVHDHPEVDQKVENETGAATED